A region of the Mytilus galloprovincialis chromosome 1, xbMytGall1.hap1.1, whole genome shotgun sequence genome:
atttttttaaaatttgaataatatacagcaaaaaatgacaattttttcctacattcatgaacatttgataaatctgagttatttgtaaaaacaaaatgtacaaatttatgcaatatttatataacacataaattacaaataatttaacaaaaaacagatcgtatttttcttttaaaacaaaaaagttatgtatttctatcgaaaggaaaaatacgtccaaaaatccgtattttGGGGAAATATCTGAAAGTTGAACCTCaattaactcaaaaagtagcacatgaaggtatattttttattacatatttgatttaatcaggtaaaaaatagcctacatgcaaattttcatcaaaacttaaatacgggatcaaaactgtatcgtatgcccttaataagGGCAAcgatagtataccgctgttcaaaagtgaTATTAAATCGATTAAGCACAAACAAATCCTGTTGGCAATCTtaaccgaaggaaacacatcaactataaaaggaaaacaacggaacaacagaaacactgaactacaacTGTTAACTAAGCATTGAAAAAAGGGCAACTATATTTCGATTACTTCTGTATTGGATATAAAAACGTAAGACTTATGAACTCCACTAACCAACGACAGCTATAGAATACCAGGTTCCTGACTTTTgtcaggtgcaaacaaatgtagcgggtttaaacgttttaatagataCCAGCCTTCACCCCTACCAGAAAAAATAGTGTAGCACCATCACATAGAAAGACGCaccataaaatatcaattgaaatggcttaattcaagcaaaagaaatataaacgcaagtgaacatacactgaacgaatatttttttatttgacacaatttaaatataaaatcaataaaataagggatgaataaatgaaggaaacagtagtatacagctgtaaAAGGTTAAAAAATTACAGAAGGTAAACCATAACCTGAAACGATTAACCTTACCGCATATCCATATTTTACATGGAAAACGGctattgatctttttttttttttgaagcaCTCAAAACAACCCAATGTCATACCAGAAGAAGTTTATTATAGTGTAAAATAAAGTTGTTTGGAACTATTAATCAAGATTCTTATAATGATTTATACAATTGGACGTTAAAAAAAGACCAATAAATCTTGACGGTATATTTGATATGCATTTTGATGcacaataaaattgtttattacacAAATTACTATTGTTATATTATTTCGAAAGAATATTCATCAATTCCCTAGCAATAGGgatgtttatttttaacaaacaTTACCTTCATCCATAAATCCCACATGTGGAAGCTATGTGCAACTCTCTCCAGTCCCGACCAGTTTGGTCCAAGTCCGTCATTGTGTGAACCCAAGTTCGAAAGAATGTTATCGAGAACGTTCATCGAGTCAGTTTCAAAGTCCTGTCCGATTGGATTTGATGGTGCATTGGATAGAACTTTATTTGGTTGTCTCAAGTCATGGTTCACAGTTGGAATATGGTTTACTGAGGTAGCCTGTGGATGGAAGATCCTTAGCCCTTCAACCGTCAGGGAATGAATAGCATGCGCAATGGTTTCGTTGAAATTTTTAGATAATCCCGAAATAGGAAATATATCCTTACAGAACTGAGATGGGGCAGCAGTTACTACACCCACTATTAACACAGCCAAAAACACTCTCATTGTTTTTGTGAATAGTATTGTGTGTTCAATGTGTGAAAGTGAATAACAAGACAGTTGTTTACCCTTAATATACTTATATACTAAGTTGCTATCTGAATTGTCATTGAAAGACAGGTGTGCTCTATTTAAAGGTTTATCATAATCACGGTATCAGACACTGGAAAGGGCATGCTTCAATATATCTGATTACCGACATTTGGTGTGTGTCTTTATCTTactaaatatatagatattgttATAAAGTAAATTGTAAAGGTATGGTCACACCAAAATAAATAAGCATGGAATTCAGATCtaatatagagaaaaaaaattacaagtagATGCATGCACCAGAatatttcaaaaagtctttatataGAAAGATttgcataaaaaaacatttagataTATAACATTGCATAATGtaaattttagtttgttttttttttctttacatttttaatgtttcatatttAAGATTGACATGTTATcaacaatatttataaaacacCTAGGATCGgtccaaaaaaaataaacggGCGGCACTCGACTTTTGACACTACAGCAGCAAAAAATATCCTTTGCTTGATTTggcaaagtatttttttttttaactctttcgGAATTTTGATAATAAATGCTCTTCGAACTTTTTCATTtaacccttttaactttttttattcaagcttcACTCATGATATTTTGTCGACGACTGGCGCGTCTGGGGGCAAACTTTTAATCTGGTGTGATGACTTTGTTTACTATGATACCTCATTTACCAGGTCAACCTCGTGTATAAAATGTAGTaggataaaaagaaaatataagtaATGTTACCATGACGCCTGCCATGGCGGGAAATAATGTacttttcatttaatatttatgctctttttttattataattgttttCTAACACTAGAAAATTTACCGCTTTTTATGACTACGCAGGACAGTTCGACTAAgttgtactacatgtacatgtacctagCTTGGGAATGACTCAGTATCAATCTTATTCCAAGGTCACATACCTATATATTAGAATTCCCAAACTATTTGTGTGATAAGCAAAACAAGAAAGATTACAAACGGAAAAGCCTGACTTTGTCCACATTAAAAGTCATACTTCACTTGATCTAATGAACTAATATGGGATAAATTTACAAGAACTTAAATTTGTCTGCGACGTTGGCCAATTGCCCGATGCCACAGACTATTACATTTTAGCTCGGActagttatttttttatgactaaCCGGGCCGGACTAGCAAGAAATATAACATCCATTCTAtgttatttgaaatgtttaacatATTTGATTCTCAAACTGCCAAGTAATGCATAAGAGATCGGTCAATAATAGGAACATTTATCCTAGGATACGACAACCAGACGCCACATTTCTAGTCTTTCGATATGTCTTATAACCAGAAGAAAGTTGACCAACATGGTCAAATTAAATTTGCTAATAACGGaggtaattatttataaaacgaaaagaatataagttatttttcgattcattatattaataataatctttattgcaaaactACACCCATAGGCGTcaagcaatacaaacaaacaattatacaattaaatacaatgcaATAAAATGCAGTAAATACAATATATAGTAGAACATATTTTAAGAGTTCAATTATTGATtgatgtaaacaaaaacaaaaagaacaaaaaataaccTCCAATATGAAAAAAAGAGTACAGGGATGGGGTTTAggatttgttttagtttattaaatGCATCAAAATGTTTAATAATGGTACATAGTCTTTTAGATAA
Encoded here:
- the LOC143075215 gene encoding uncharacterized protein LOC143075215, translating into MRVFLAVLIVGVVTAAPSQFCKDIFPISGLSKNFNETIAHAIHSLTVEGLRIFHPQATSVNHIPTVNHDLRQPNKVLSNAPSNPIGQDFETDSMNVLDNILSNLGSHNDGLGPNWSGLERVAHSFHMWDLWMKIFNSAWKTVKANPPHKELCKCVLDVENNGIKTAVGWVANHYKSGTPITLLNRPIPKLVDATTWTVWKNRLLHYYTDEALKDAATYLHCATQ